A stretch of the Gammaproteobacteria bacterium genome encodes the following:
- a CDS encoding (2Fe-2S)-binding protein, whose amino-acid sequence MVKATTCIVHLRVNGDDYAPGVPSHYTLLETLRYVIGLTGSKQGCDKGDCGACTVILDGEPHLSCITPVLAAEGREIRTVEGLAGAGRPHPLQDAFDLNGAAQCGFCTPGILCSAAALLERNDAPSRTEIREALAGNLCRCTGYTKIYDAVESAAAVLRGQSGGTENGE is encoded by the coding sequence ATGGTGAAGGCCACGACCTGCATCGTCCATCTGCGCGTCAACGGAGACGATTACGCGCCGGGCGTGCCCTCGCACTACACGCTGCTGGAGACGCTGCGGTACGTCATCGGGCTCACCGGCTCCAAGCAGGGCTGCGACAAGGGCGATTGCGGGGCATGCACGGTCATTCTCGATGGAGAGCCGCACCTGTCGTGCATCACCCCGGTGCTGGCGGCGGAGGGGCGCGAGATCCGAACCGTGGAAGGACTGGCAGGCGCGGGCCGTCCGCACCCGCTGCAGGACGCCTTCGACCTCAACGGGGCGGCGCAGTGCGGGTTCTGCACCCCCGGCATCCTGTGCTCGGCGGCCGCCCTCCTGGAGCGCAACGATGCGCCGAGCCGGACGGAAATCCGGGAGGCGCTCGCCGGCAACCTCTGCCGCTGCACCGGCTACACCAAGATCTACGACGCCGTCGAGTCGGCGGCCGCGGTGTTGCGCGGGCAGAGCGGCGGGACGGAGAACGGGGAATGA